The following nucleotide sequence is from Streptomyces bathyalis.
GCGCTCGGCGAGGCGTGGGAGCGGCAGAAGCGGATGACGAAGCCGGCCGGTGCCCTGGGCATGCTGGAGATCATCTCCGCGCAGCTGTGCGGGCTCTCCCGCAAGTGCCCTCCACCGCTGCCGGAGCCGGCCGCCGTCGCCATCTTCGCGGGCGACCACGGTGTGCACGCCCAGGGCGTCACCCCGTGGCCGCAGGAGGTGACGGGCCAGATGGTCGCCAACTTCCTTGGTGGCGGCGCGGTGTGCAACGCCTTCGCCAATCAGGTCGGGGCCGAGGTCTGTGTCGTCGACGTGGGCGTGGCGAGCGAACTCCCGTCCACGCCAGGGCTGTTGCCCCGCAAGGTCCGTGCCGGCACGGCCGACATGACGCAGGGCCCGGCGATGACCCGGGAGGAGGCGCTGCGGGCCGTCGAGGTGGGCATCGAGACCGCGCGCGACCTGGTCGCCGCCGGCAACAAGGCGCTGCTCACAGGCGAGATGGGCATCGCCAACACGACCGCGTCCGCCGTCCTCATCGCCGCGTGCACCGGCACCGACCCCTCCGAGGTCACCGGGCGTGGCACTGGCATCAACGACGAGACGCACGCCCGCAAGGTCGAGGTCGTACGCCGCGCACTCGAGGTCCACCAGCCCGACCCCGAGGATCCTCTCGGGATGCTGGCCGCCGTCGGCGGCCTCGAACACGCCGCGCTGGTCGGGCTCATCCTCGGCGGTGCCTCCCTGCGTACCCCCGTGATCCTCGACGGGGTCAGCGCGGGTGCCGCCGCCCTCGTCGCGCGCTGCGTCGCCCCCGAGGCGTTGGCCGCGTGCATCGCGGGGCACCGCAGCTCCGAACCCGGGCACGTCGCGGCGCTCACCAAGCTCGGGCTGCGCCCGCTGGTCGACCTGGATCTGCGGCTCGGTGAGGGCACAGGTGCGCTGCTGTCGCTGCCCATGGTGCAGAGCGCCGCGCGTGCCATGCACGAGGTCGCGACGTTCGACTCCGCCGGAGTGACCGGGAAGGGCTGACCGCGCCGTGCCCGCGGCGCCACGCACACGCGGAACCGCATGTCCGTGGCGGCGTCGTGCATCCCTGCGCATGCATGGCTGCGCATGCATGGCTGGGCATGCATGGCTGGGCGGGCACGGCTGTACAGGCCCGCTGTACGCCGCCGCCCACCGCCCGCGCCCTCCGGTGGTGATCGTCCCGCAGTGATCCGCGGAACAGCGGCCGCACGCCGCGAGCCATAGGCTGTACGCGAGTCCGTACGGGGACGCCCCCACGCACCTCATCTGCCGCTCCAGCGCCGTAGCGGCCCGTTCCGGAAGCAAGGAGCCGCACCCGCATGCCCGAGTCCGAGTCCGTCACCGGGACCGGTCATCAGCCCGATGCCCGGACCGACCACCCCGCCTATCCCGTGGGTCTCCGCCTCGCAGGGCGCCGGGTCGTGGTCGTCGGCGGCGGAAGCGTCGCCCAGCGGCGGCTTCCCGCACTGCTGGCCGCGGGCGCTGACGTGGTGCTGATCTCGCCCTCCGTGACCCCGTCCGTCGAAGCCATGGCCGACGCGGGTGAACTGACCTGGCAGCGCCGCTCGTACACCGACGGCGACCTGGACGGTGCCTGGTACGTGCTGATCGCCACCGACGACCCGGCGACCAACTCGGCCGCCTCCGCCGAAGCGGAGTCCCGCCGGGTGTGGTGCGTGCGCAGTGACGACGCCTCGGCAGCGACCGCGTGGACCCCGGCCACGGGCCAGAGCGAAGGCGTCACCGTCGCCGTCCTCACCGGACGCGACCCGCGCCGCTCGGCAGCCGTTCGCGACGCCGTCGTCGAAGGGCTGCACACCGGCACCCTCGGCGCGCCCCGGCACCGCGGCCGCAGCGGGGGAGTGGCCCTCGTCGGCGGCGGTCCCGGCGACCCGGAGCTGATCACGGTGCGCGGCCGCCGGCTGCTCGCGGAGGCCGACGTGGTCGTCGCCGACCGGCTCGGGCCACGCGATCTGCTGGCCGAACTGCCCCCGCACGTCGAGGTGATCGACGCCGCGAAGATCCCCTACGGGCGCGCGATGGCGCAGGAGGCCATCAACGACGCCCTCATCGAGCACGCCAAGGCAGGGAGATCCGTCGTACGCCTCAAGGGCGGCGACCCGTTCGTCTTCGGCCGCGGCATGGAGGAGGCGGAACAGCTCGCGGAGGCAGGCGTCCCCGTCACCGTCGTGCCCGGAATCACCAGCGCGGTGAGCGTCCCCGCCTCCGTCGGCATCCCCGTCACGCACCGCGGCGTCGCGCACGAGTTCACGGTGGTCAGCGGCCACGTCGCCCCCGACGACCCGCGGTCGCTCGTCGACTGGCCCGCGCTGGCGAGGCTGCGTGGCACGCTCGTGCTGATGATGGCCGTGGAGCGGATCGGCGCCATCGCCGAGACCCTGATGCAGCACGGCAGGGACGCTGACACGCCCGTCGCCGTCATCCAGGAGGGGACGACCGCGACCGAACGCCGTGTGGACGCCACCCTGGCGACCGTCGCCGAGCGCGCCGCCGCGGAGCAGGTGCGTCCGCCGGCCGTCATCGTCGTCGGGGACGTCGTATCCGTCGGCGCCGCCGTCTCGCGCGCAGCGTCGGCCGGGAACCCACCGGGCACAGGAACGGACGACGACGCCACCGGCAGCGACGGCCGAACGGCCTCCGGACCCGGCGCGGACTCAGGGACCGGAAGCTGAACCGGG
It contains:
- the cobA gene encoding uroporphyrinogen-III C-methyltransferase; this encodes MPESESVTGTGHQPDARTDHPAYPVGLRLAGRRVVVVGGGSVAQRRLPALLAAGADVVLISPSVTPSVEAMADAGELTWQRRSYTDGDLDGAWYVLIATDDPATNSAASAEAESRRVWCVRSDDASAATAWTPATGQSEGVTVAVLTGRDPRRSAAVRDAVVEGLHTGTLGAPRHRGRSGGVALVGGGPGDPELITVRGRRLLAEADVVVADRLGPRDLLAELPPHVEVIDAAKIPYGRAMAQEAINDALIEHAKAGRSVVRLKGGDPFVFGRGMEEAEQLAEAGVPVTVVPGITSAVSVPASVGIPVTHRGVAHEFTVVSGHVAPDDPRSLVDWPALARLRGTLVLMMAVERIGAIAETLMQHGRDADTPVAVIQEGTTATERRVDATLATVAERAAAEQVRPPAVIVVGDVVSVGAAVSRAASAGNPPGTGTDDDATGSDGRTASGPGADSGTGS